A genomic region of Fusarium falciforme chromosome 4, complete sequence contains the following coding sequences:
- a CDS encoding Stress-response A/B barrel domain-containing protein yields the protein MTVVHIVLFKFRPDVDESHRKTFVKELKTLKSLSCVKDQRLVVGGPSITDPIARSKGNQIALLSFHQDPAALAEYQASSEHHRVTSQYLWPFAEDVTRFDFEVDAEDEDMFEKTFGFSQT from the exons atgACTGTGGTTCACATCG TCCTCTTCAAATTCCGACCTGATGTCGATGAATCCCATCGAAAGACCTTTGTCAAAGAACTCAAAACACTCAAAAGTCTATCATGCGTCAAGGATCAGCGCTTGGTAGTAGGCGGCCCGTCCATTACAGACCCCATCGCACGAAGCAAAGGCAACCAGATTGCCCTGCTGAGCTTTCACCAAGACCCTGCTGCGTTGGCAGAGTATCAGGCTAGCAGTGAGCACCACAG GGTAACGAGTCAATATCTGTGGCCTTTTGCGGAGGATGTAACACGCTTCGACTTCGAGGTGGAcgctgaggatgaggacatgTTTGAAAAGACGTTTGGTTTCTCTCAGACatag
- a CDS encoding Zn(2)-C6 fungal-type domain-containing protein — translation MPEDDSSSGPRTRKRNQLGRRNPRLRMACLRCQRRKIREPPPEIREASSEAALDDTTDTILHSPSALQTQDYTEEVNETITEPNNQPVRSAPGPTGAGALSHEIGLVSLGTNQDPRYIGPSSGYFLARVMLNSASKQDERLSRSGRDTPFPTKLVEAIQGPLPLPARDMAKQLCDAYFDAIHLQYPILHRPTFLKMLDQAYEQEEKDPVVAFQVFMVLAIGATVLSGRLRARIPAESYCLSALQHLEQLNLENSLQGVQCLLLLLVFTIHSPFVRLNVWYLNYHCLAALLDLGLQRNINIGSGISLLEQEMRARIFWVIFSFDRIIATMMGRPIGVRDEACELRMPQGLSDNEFGDVNQSRLPETEKEMDFAMHLFKAAKLNSEIKYVANSIIRDSPSYAYPPVIDINDWQISMLRQLDEWASQIPVSPNAPSEFYLRTTCQLRYHGLRMLLLRPSPAIPKPSSEALVQCHQSSRESIKLFDSLYKKNLLVHSWVTFHALVLSTITLLYCIKVVPEIARDTEIDVLMGDLSISLSVLSATGEHWSGAKRSRDILDELGRSTIRWLRDRNGQFSVTNSRGATEGPVITSTQTTLAGLDVGISYPNTTLSMSNNESMNAFSGNAFEDFLMNDTFAEYFEATDSINVDTIVRDLFQDFIPTYPSI, via the exons ATGCCGGAAGACGACAGTTCCAGTGGGCCGCGGACCCGAAAACGGAATCAGCTGGGACGGAGAAATCCCAGGCTGCGCATGGCGTGTCTCCGCTGCCAGCGACGCAAGATACGA GAGCCGCCTCCTGAGATTAGAGAAGCCTCGAGTGAAGCTGCTCTGGATGATACCACAGATACCATACTACACTCTCCTTCTGCTTTGCAGACCCAGGACTATACGGAGGAAGTCAACGAAACAATTACAGAACCAAATAATCAGCCTGTTAGGTCGGCTCCTGGGCCTACAGGGGCTGGTGCCCTGTCTCATGAGATTGGACTGGTGTCTCTGGGGACGAACCAAGACCCAAGATACATCGGCCCTTCGAGCGGCTATTTCCTGGCGCGAGTGATGCTCAACTCGGCCTCGAAGCAGGATGAGAGGCTAAGCCGATCAGGCCGCGATACCCCTTTTCCCACCAAACTCGTTGAGGCGATCCAAGGGCCTCTGCCTCTTCCCGCTCGAGATATGGCCAAGCAGTTGTGCGATGCCTACTTTGACGCGATACACCTGCAGTACCCTATCCTTCATCGGCCTACATTCTTAAAGATGTTGGATCAGGCATATGAGCAGGAAGAAAAAGACCCTGTTGTTGCCTTTCAAGTATTCATGGTTCTGGCCATAGGGGCTACTGTACTATCCGGTCGGCTCAGGGCTCGCATCCCAGCAGAATCATACTGCCTGTCTGCCCTACAGCATTTGGAacagctcaacctcgagaacTCTCTACAAGGCGTTCAGTgccttctcctgctcctcgtcttcaCTATTCATAGCCCCTTTGTCCGCCTGAATGTGTGGTACCTCAACTATCACTGCCTCGCTGCCCTGCTTGACCTGGGCCTCCAGCGCAACATTAACATTGGCTCTGGGATATCTTTGCTGGAGCAGGAGATGCGCGCCCGCATATTTTGGGTCATTTTCTCTTTTGATCGGATTATTGCAACCATGATGGGCCGTCCTATTGGTGTGAGGGATGAGGCGTGCGAACTTCGT ATGCCTCAAGGGTTGAGCGACAATGAGTTTGGCGACGTAAACCAGTCACGGCTTCCAGAAActgagaaggagatggactTTGCAATGCATCTCTTCAAGGCGGCCAAGCTCAACTCGGAGATCAAGTATGTTGCCAACAGCATCATCAGAGACTCGCCTAGTTACGCATACCCCCCAGTCATCGACATCAATGACTGGCAAATATCTATGCTGCGTCAGTTGGATGAGTGGGCAAGCCAGATTCCTGTCTCTCCCAACGCGCCATCCGAATTCTATCTGAGAACGACCTGTCAGCTGCGCTATCACGGTCTGAGAATGCTTCTCCTCAGACCCAGTCCCGCCATACCCAAGCCTTCCAGTGAGGCTCTGGTACAGTGCCACCAGAGTTCTCGTGAGAGCATCAAGTTGTTTGACAGCTTGTACAAGAAGAATCTTTTGGTGCACAGTTGGGTGACTTTTCACGCTCTCGTTCTTAGCACCATCACCTTGCTATACTGTATCAAAGTGGTACCTGAGATTGCTCGTGATACTGAGATTGATGTTTTGATGGGAGATCTAAGCATTTCTCTGAGTGTGCTGAGCGCCACTGGTGAGCATTGGTCAGGGGCAAAACGAAGCCGGGATATCTTGGATGAGCTGGGAAGATCAACGATTCGATGGCTACGAGACAGAAATGGGCAGTTTAGCGTTACAAACAGTCGTGGAGCTACAGAAGGGCCCGTCATCACGTCTACGCAAACCACATTGGCAGGCTTGGATGTTGGCATCTCCTATCCCAACACTACGCTGTCAATGAGCAACAACGAGAGCATGAACGCCTTCAGCGGAAACGCATTTGAAGACTTTCTCATGAACGATACATTTGCCGAATACTTTGAAGCGACGGATTCCATCAACGTCGACACTATAGTCCGAGACCTTTTCCAGGACTTTATACCCACATACCCAAGTATATAA
- a CDS encoding 4HBT domain-containing protein: MSSETPSTRIQTPDVTTSEVERTAHVQGLMDRLLEKSPIYNFIMSPVKLISATQGTVTTQMVLNANHVNSRGGLHGAVSATIIDFVTGLAIASWDLRETTGASVDMHISYLSTAKVGDTVEIVSTADKVGGSMAFSTIRISKVGEDGSLTPVTVGQHTKYVRQSSAKTDKS; encoded by the coding sequence ATGTCTTCTGAAACACCCTCTACCCGCATTCAAACACCAGATGTCACCACATCAGAAGTCGAAAGAACAGCTCACGTCCAGGGCCTAATGGACCGCCTCCTCGAAAAGAGTCCCATCTACAACTTCATAATGTCCCCCGTCAAACTCATCAGCGCCACACAAGGAACAGTAACAACTCAAATGGTCCTAAACGCCAACCACGTCAACAGCAGAGGAGGTCTGCACGGCGCCGTATCGGCGACAATCATCGACTTTGTGACGGGTCTTGCCATTGCGTCTTGGGATCTGAGGGAGACGACGGGGGCGAGCGTTGATATGCACATCAGCTATCTCAGCACGGCAAAGGTTGGGGATACGGTTGAGATTGTGTCTACTGCGGACAAGGTTGGAGGGAGCATGGCTTTTTCGACTATTCGGATTTCCAAGGTTGGGGAGGATGGGAGTTTGACGCCTGTTACTGTTGGGCAGCATACAAAGTATGTGAGGCAGAGCTCAGCAAAGACGGACAAGTCATGA
- a CDS encoding BTB domain-containing protein, which translates to MPTDGHHEGLAEPTGDVEMTETQNTQDGEEQENPNGSELPFADAEIADPRVTFANYLMSPIVTLLIGSGDQSILTAHQGLLAQSPYFKEICDRFVEDGSPRQIELPDYDIDTVGSFLEFLYTGEYFPKKLPGQRVLESDPSIPSVDNSGDQLLKHARIYTLAEKFGVSGLKALASSKIHCVNSTAKGEIAYARYVYAYTSTDDTTVRAPIASFWATRSHTLRAEAEDEFKALCLEHPQFGYDVLTRVLDDKLKRERNDKMHPATSSGRKRARHSSGGSRAE; encoded by the exons ATGCCTACAGATGGGCACCACGAGGGGTTGGCTGAGCCGACCGGCGACGTTGAGATGACTGAGACCCAGAACACTCAGGATggcgaggagcaggagaaccCCAACGGGAGCGAGCTTCCTTTCGCCGATGCCGAAATCGCAGATCCTAGAGTCACATTTGCCAACTATCTTATGAGCCCGATCGTTACCCTGCTCATTGGATCAGGCGATCAATCAATTCTCACGGCGCATCAAGGCCTCTTGGCCCAGAGCCCTTACTTCAAGGAGATTTGCGACAGATTTGTCGAGGATGGCAGC CCGCGTCAGATCGAGCTCCCAGACTACGACATCGACACCGTCGGAAGCTTTCTCGAATTCCTCTACACTGGCGAATACTTCCCTAAGAAGCTCCCCGGCCAGCGCGTCCTCGAGTCGGACCCCTCGATCCCCTCGGTCGACAACAGCGGCGaccagctcctcaagcacGCCCGCATCTACACACTCGCCGAGAAGTTTGGCGTCTCGGGCCTCAAGGCTCTCGCTAGCTCCAAGATCCACTGCGTCAACTCGACTGCCAAGGGCGAGATCGCTTACGCCCGCTACGTCTATGCTTACACCAGCACCGACGATACCACCGTTCGCGCACCCATCGCGAGCTTCTGGGCTACCCGCTCCCATACACTGCGCGCCGAGGCCGAAGACGAGTTCAAGGCTCTGTGCTTGGAGCATCCCCAGTTCGGATACGATGTTCTCA CTCGCGTCTTGGACGACAAGCTCAAGAGAGAGCGCAACGACAAGATGCACCCTGCCACAAGCAGCGGCCGGAAACGCGCGCGACACAGCAGCGGCGGCTCACGCGCCGAGTAA